The nucleotide window TGATGGTAGGTGTCGGTGGAATTAGCTTAATTGGCTTACCGGATGAGTGGGTATTGAACGCGTTAACAGGCGATGTGAGTTCAATTTCCGGTAGCGTGCAGCAATTGTTTAACAGTGGCGAATGGCTAATGTTACTCGCCGCCCTCTCAATGGCCGTAGGAACCGTTTTAGTCCGCTTTGTCTGTCGCTATGCCGACCCCGTGAGCGCCACCGGATGGCATATGATTGTGGGAGGGCTGCCTCTATTTGCCTTATCCGGTGCCTTAGAAACCGAGCAATGGGTGCATATTGACCTAGCGGGGTGGAGCGCGATCGCCTACGCTACCCTATTTGGCAGCGCGATCGCCTACGGATTATTCTTCTACTTTGCCTCTAGTGGCAGCTTAACCAGCTTAAGCTCCCTCACCTTCCTCACCCCCGTTTTTGCCCTATTATTTGGCAATCTCATTCTCAATGAAGTCCTAAGTCCCATTCAATGGAGTGGGGTAGGTCTAACCCTAATCAGCATCTACTTAATCAATCAACGGGATACCCTCGCCCAAAAATTGCGTCTGCGTCCCGCACCTGTCAAAGATTTATCTCCAGAAGATCCCGAACTCACCCCCATAACCAAGTGCTGAGTGTAAAGTGCTGAGTGCTGAGTGGGAAGAGGGTGGGGAGATGGGGAGATGGGGAGATGGGGGGAAAGAGTGCTGAGTGAGGAAAAGAATTCCAATTTCCGGGAAATAGAGGAATCAATCAGCATTAACCTGTAATTCC belongs to Desertifilum tharense IPPAS B-1220 and includes:
- a CDS encoding DMT family transporter → MYLKLTESRLPFASLLLIAPFFFWGTAMVAMKGVIPNTTPLFMAGVRLVPAGFLILAAAVWMGRPQPQGWKAWLWITLFGLVDGALFQGFLAEGLVRTGAGLGSVMIDSQPIAVALLAWWLFGEKIGLIGGLGLMVGVGGISLIGLPDEWVLNALTGDVSSISGSVQQLFNSGEWLMLLAALSMAVGTVLVRFVCRYADPVSATGWHMIVGGLPLFALSGALETEQWVHIDLAGWSAIAYATLFGSAIAYGLFFYFASSGSLTSLSSLTFLTPVFALLFGNLILNEVLSPIQWSGVGLTLISIYLINQRDTLAQKLRLRPAPVKDLSPEDPELTPITKC